From the Mammaliicoccus sciuri genome, the window AATGATACCTTCTGGTAAAGTATGATTGTTTAAATATGATTTTAATGCAAAAAATGTATCTTCAGCAGATAGTCCTTTTGAATCAATCATATTATATTCAAGATTATGTTCTTTACAATACCTTTCAAAAGTTTCTTTCTTTATAATTTGTCGAATATCATCAGTGTTGAGATCACCAATATAACAAATATTTGTTATATTATTTTGCATTAAATCATCTAAAGAAAGAATCATTGCTTGTTTATGATTTACATTTACAATAGGGTATTCGAGCTCTCGGTCTGTACCATAAGCTACTACTGGGATATTTGAACTAATGATACTTGGTAAGGTAGAAGCTTCACCTTCATCAAATACGATGATGCCATCAAAACGTAATTCTAAAAATTTATGTGCAGCAGTTTCCACATCATCGATTGATACAGACATAAAATATCCAGTATTCTTTAAAAAGTTATTGATTTCTGAAACAAGAGTTGAAACTGCAACTCTGTCTACTGATGGCCAGATGAGTCCAATTGTTTGGCTCTTGTTTGAGACTAAAGAGCGAGCGGAATTATTAGGAATATAATTCATTTCTCTTGCCTTTTGTTGTATGCGCTCTGTTGTTTCAGCAGTAACTAAAGGAGAATTTTTTAAAGCTTTACTTACTGTTGAATAACTAACACCACAGGCATTTGCTATGTCTTTTAATGTTACAGCCATGTGAGTCTCCTTTAAATATTATTTTCTACATTATACCATAAGCACACATTTTCTATAAATAACAACGTTGTTATTTTGTTTCATTTGATTTATACTTATCAATAAGTATTAAAGAAGTAGTCAATTAGATTACTTTTTTAAAATTAATGGGGGATGGAGAGATGAAAAAATTTTTACTGTTAATTCTAAGCGTATTCACTGTTTTGTATGGATGCCAACAAAGTGACGCACAAGATAAAGATGTTAAGACTTTAACATTAGCACATAATCAATCAACAACACATCCAGTACATAAATCGTTAGTAGAATTTAAAAACGAAGTAGAAAAGGAATCTCATGGTAAATTAAAAATTAAAATATATGCGAACGGACAACTTGGAAGTGAACGGGAAGCAATTGAAATGACACAAACAAATGCCATTCAATTTACAAAAGTGTCAGCAAGTGCACTTGAAAGTTTCTCTGAATCGTATTCTTTATTTAGTATGCCATATCTATTTAAATCTCAAGATAGTTTCCGATCTATTATGAAAAAACCTGAAGTACAAAATTCATTCTTTAATACAACTAAAGATAACGGATTTGTAGGTATTACTTACTATGATGCTGGAATAAGAAATATTTATACAAAAGATAGAGAAATAAAGACGAATAAAGATTTACATGGTTTGAAAATTCGTGTTCAACCTAGTAAAACAAGTGTGCAACTTGTTAAGTCATTAGGTGGTACGCCAACTCCTATGGCTTTTGGTGAAGTTTATACTGCACTTCAATCTGGTGTTATTGATGCAGCTGAGAATAATGAAACAGCATTGACGGACAATAAACATGGAGAAGTCGCAAAGAATTATTATAATACAGAGCACGCTATCGTTCCTGATATTTTAATTATGAACAAGGATGCATACAATGATTTAACGAAAGAAGAAAAAGGATGGATAAAAAGCGCAGCAAGATCATCTACTGAAAAACACGAAGTCATCTGGGATAAAGCCATTAAAGAAGCAATCAAATCAGCTAAAAAAGACATGAATGTTAAATTCCATGATGTAGATAAAACTTCATTCGAAAAGGCTGTAAAACCTCTACAAGAAGAATTTAAAAATAATAAAGGAACTGAAAAACAATACAAATTGATTAAGGAGCCAGAACAAAATGAATAAATTAACACATTATATTGATAGAACTTTGCTTTCTGTGTCTGGTGTATTGATAACTGTAATGGTCATTTTATCAGTTTGGCAAGTGATAACACGATATATATTGAACACGCCAAGTACGACAAGTGAAGAAATCATTCGCTTCTTGTTAATCTGGTTTGCATTGTTAAGTGCAGCATATGTATTTGGTAAGAAAAAGCATATTGCAATTTTATTTATAAGAGAAAAGTTTCCTCTTAAAGCACAGTTATTTATAGAAAGACTCACGAATATCATTATTTTATTAGTTGCTTTAATTTTGATGATATATGGTGGTATTAAAATTGTAGCACTTACTTGGACTCAATATGCACCAGCTACAGGTGTTTCAATGGCGCTAATGTATGGTGCGTTACCTATATCAGGACTTTTTATTGCATTTTATTCAATTCGAGGCATTATTACGAATGAGTTACCAGAAAATGATGAAGGCGGTGAAGTGTAATGACGACAATTGCTGGAATCGTATTATTTGTATCTTTAGCAATATTTTTAGCTTTTGGTATTCCAATCGCTATTTCAATTATTTTAAGTTCAATATTAACGTTAATACTTATTTTCCCGTTTGATGTCACAATACTTACTGCTGCCCAAAGAATGGT encodes:
- a CDS encoding LacI family DNA-binding transcriptional regulator; translation: MAVTLKDIANACGVSYSTVSKALKNSPLVTAETTERIQQKAREMNYIPNNSARSLVSNKSQTIGLIWPSVDRVAVSTLVSEINNFLKNTGYFMSVSIDDVETAAHKFLELRFDGIIVFDEGEASTLPSIISSNIPVVAYGTDRELEYPIVNVNHKQAMILSLDDLMQNNITNICYIGDLNTDDIRQIIKKETFERYCKEHNLEYNMIDSKGLSAEDTFFALKSYLNNHTLPEGIICGSYDITLGLVHTLKDSLDQHIVYSYDNVPQFDHMDTVIHSVGVPTKKIAETLVNILINAIESKENQPNVYHLEPELVKRK
- a CDS encoding TRAP transporter substrate-binding protein: MKKFLLLILSVFTVLYGCQQSDAQDKDVKTLTLAHNQSTTHPVHKSLVEFKNEVEKESHGKLKIKIYANGQLGSEREAIEMTQTNAIQFTKVSASALESFSESYSLFSMPYLFKSQDSFRSIMKKPEVQNSFFNTTKDNGFVGITYYDAGIRNIYTKDREIKTNKDLHGLKIRVQPSKTSVQLVKSLGGTPTPMAFGEVYTALQSGVIDAAENNETALTDNKHGEVAKNYYNTEHAIVPDILIMNKDAYNDLTKEEKGWIKSAARSSTEKHEVIWDKAIKEAIKSAKKDMNVKFHDVDKTSFEKAVKPLQEEFKNNKGTEKQYKLIKEPEQNE
- a CDS encoding TRAP transporter small permease, translated to MNKLTHYIDRTLLSVSGVLITVMVILSVWQVITRYILNTPSTTSEEIIRFLLIWFALLSAAYVFGKKKHIAILFIREKFPLKAQLFIERLTNIIILLVALILMIYGGIKIVALTWTQYAPATGVSMALMYGALPISGLFIAFYSIRGIITNELPENDEGGEV